The proteins below are encoded in one region of Styela clava chromosome 4, kaStyClav1.hap1.2, whole genome shotgun sequence:
- the LOC120326182 gene encoding ubiquitin-like-conjugating enzyme ATG10: protein MDKLTESGRISLQEFLNGCSKICCSSGWVLQHKDGYDPYMKNIFHKVMSGNNDKQDDQMSEFDNGLRDIDNNKLQNICDEYLTYECHVIFSHSYSTPVLYFIVHNSNGKMLTLQEVWSECGNYNFNEKWDFITQVEHPTLLMPYYQLHPCHTAEFMKPLQDMQSYSDKQKHFSNFNYVHAWLSIILPVIGLSLV, encoded by the coding sequence ATGGACAAATTGACTGAAAGTGGTCGTATATCATTACAGGAATTTCTTAACGGTTGCAGCAAAATCTGCTGCTCTTCCGGCTGGGTTTTGCAACATAAAGATGGTTATGATCCATACATGAAGAACATATTTCATAAAGTCATGTCTGGTAATAATGACAAGCAAGATGATCAAATGAGTGAATTTGACAATGGACTGAGAGACATTGATAAtaacaaattgcaaaatatttgtgaTGAATATCTTACTTACGAATGCCATGTCATTTTCAGTCATAGTTACTCTACACCTGTGCTGTATTTTATAGTTCACAATTCAAATGGAAAAATGCTGACATTACAAGAAGTTTGGTCAGAGTGTGGCAATTACAATTTTAATGAGAAATGGGATTTCATTACTCAAGTAGAACATCCCACTTTATTGATGCCGTATTACCAGTTGCACCCATGTCATACCGCTGAATTTATGAAACCTCTTCAAGATATGCAAAGTTATTCAGATAAACAAAAACACTTTTCCAATTTCAACTATGTTCATGCATGGTTAAGCATTATACTTCCAGTTATTGGGCTTTCATTAGTTTGA
- the LOC120326168 gene encoding ubiquinone biosynthesis protein COQ9, mitochondrial-like — MLIRSRLPLLCAKAFNASRCTSAAISRWPENHKIYLGSSTASHRIITYSFRAYVTTTRMFSSDGNSGFTENEEAKSRKDGDHNAENGKCEDDIRVEILENALNYVLTHGWTREALSLGAQEAGYPSVTEGMFSRGEVDLVLYLVKSNNTNLLTYMEEILDAQEGEKIRISEFIRDVLEYRLRMIIPYIEVWSDAMAILLRPTVFVEATQELGKMVDDIWFYAEDTSTDFNWYTKRALLAKLFLTTQTVMVNDQSPDFADTWKFLDRRMSDIATIGKVSSSLQKNGKMAGDVAFAGFTVLRNVTGFGDRRR; from the exons ATGCTGATAAGAAGTAGGTTGCCTTTGCTTTGTGCTAAAGCTTTCAATGCTTCAAGATGCACCTCTGCTGCAATTTCAAGATGGCcagaaaatcataaaatttatttgggaAGTTCAACTGCCAGCCATAGAATAATAACCTATTCCTTCCGAGCTTATGTCACAACAACCAGGATGTTCTCATCAGATGGGAATTCGGGCTTCACTGAAAATGAAGAAGCAAAGTCAAGAAAAGATGGAGACCACAATGCTGAAAATGGAAAATGTGAGGATGATATAAGGGTTGAAATATTGGAAAATGCATTGAATTATGTTTTGACGCATGGGTGGACTAGGGAAGCGCTATCTCTAGGTGCTCAGGAAGCTGGGTATCCAAGTGTCACAGAAGGAATGTTTAGCCGAGGTGAAGTAGACCTTGTGTTATACCTAGTGAAATCCAATAATACAAATCTATTGACATATATGGAAGAAATACTCGATGCACAGGAGGGCGAGAAGATAAGAATCAGTGAATTTATTAGAGATGTTTTGGAGTACAGACTTCGAATGATCATTCCTTATATAGAAGTATGGTCAGATGCCATGGCTATTCTATTGCGCCCAACTGTTTTTGTGGAAGCAACACAAGAGCTTGGGAAAATGGTAGATGATATTTGGTTTTATGCTGAGGATACATCCACAGATTTCAATTGGTATACAAAAAGGGCACTTTTGGCAAAACTTTTTCTAACTACACAAACTGTCATGGTGAATGATCAATCTCCCGATTTTGCAGACACATGGAAATTTTTGGATCGGAG GATGAGTGACATAGCAACAATTGGCAAAGTCTCAAGTTCTCTgcaaaaaaatggcaaaatggCTGGTGATGTGGCGTTTGCCGGATTCACAGTTTTGAGAAATGTGACGGGTTTTGGCGATAGAAGGCgttga